The genomic DNA CTGTCATATACTCGATCAACGTCTTCGAGACTTTCCCACGAGTTGCCAAGTCTTCTTTGGATAAGAAAGGACCATCTTTTCTAGCTTCGACGATTTGTTTCGCTACGTTGGCCCCTAAACTTGGTACCGCACGAAATGGCGCAATCAGCGTGTCTCCTTCGATCACAAAGTTTACTGCATCGGATTTGTATAAATCGATCATTCCAAATTTCAAGCCACGTTCTAGCATCTCATTGGCTAACTCTAAAACTGTCAACTGATTCTTTTCTTTTACAGAAGCATCTAACCCTTTATCCGTGATTTCCTTCATCGCCTCTTTCACTGCTTCTTTTCCTTTGCACATAGCGACAAGATTAAAATCATCTGCACGAACGGAAAAATAGGCACAGTAATACAATATCGGAAAATAAACTTTGAAATAAGCAACCCGTAACGCCATCAAGACATAAGCAGCCGCATGGGCTTTCGGGAACATGTATTTGATTTTCGAACAAGAATCGATGTACCAGTCAGGTACGTTATTTTCTTTCATTGCGGTCAAATACGTTTCACGTAATTCGTCAGGGATCTTATTCCATAATCCTTTACGCACCGTCTCCATGATTTTGAACGCCATCCCACTATCTAAGCCAGCATGGATCAAATAAACCATGATATCGTCACGACAGCCGATTACTTCAGCCAGCGTTGCATCCCCACGTTTGATCAATTCCTCTGCGTTCCCTAACCAAACATCCGTACCATGAGAAAGACCAGAGATCTGCAATAATTCCGCAAAAGTCGTTGGGTGTGTTTCCTCTAGCATCCCACGAACGAAACGTGTCCCAAATTCCGGTATCCCTAATGTACCTGTTTTAGAATAAATCTGTTCTTGTGTGACTCCCAAGACTTCGGGTCCAGAAAAGATCCGCATGACTTCTGGATCATCGGTTGGGATTGTTTGTGGATCAATCCCAGATAAATCTTGCAACATCCGGATCACCGTTGGATCATCGTGTCCCAGGATATCAAGTTTCAAGACATTGTCATGGATCGAGTGGAAATCAAAGTGGGTCGTTTTCCATTCTGAATTCTGATCGTCTGCCGGATATTGGATCGGCGTGAAATCATATACATCCATATAATCGGGGATAACAATGATCCCCCCTGGATGCTGTCCGGTCGTTCGTTTGACCCCAGTAGCACCTTTGGCTAAGCGATCCACTTCGGCGCTGCGGTAATGCAAGTTGTGGTCACGTTCAAACCCTTTAACGAATCCATACGCCGTTTTATCCGCAACAGTACCGATCGTTCCCGCACGATAGACATATTCTTCGCCAAACAATACTTTCGTATAATGATGGGCTTCTGCTTGATAATCCCCTGAGAAGTTCAAATCGATATCGGGTACTTTATCGCCATGGAAACCTAAGAATGTTTCAAACGGAATATCATGCCCATCTTTATTTAAACGAGCGCCGCATTTTGGACATTTTTTCTCAGGCATATCAAATCCTGAACCATAAGTTCCATCTTCATAAAATTCCGAATACTGACAATCTGGGCAATAGTAATGAGGTGCCAATGGATTAACCTCTGTGATCCCGGTCATGGTTGCGACGAAACTAGAACCAACCGAGCCACGAGAACCAACTAAATAGCCATCTTCATTACTTTTATGCACTAACTTTTGTGAAATCAAATAAATCACTGAGAAACCATTACCATTGATCGAATCCAGTTCTTTTTTCAGACGCTTTTCTACGATATCCGGTAATGGATCACCATACATTTGTTTTGCCTTCGTATAACTTAGATCTGTGATTTCATCTTCCGAACCAGGGATTTTAGGCGTATATAATTCATCTTTAACTGGCACGACTTCTTCACAGATATCTGCAATCTTATTGGTATTTTCAACTACGATTTTTTTTGCTAAATCTGTCCCTAAGAAGGTGAAAGCAGTGAGCATCTCATCCGTTGTTCTGAAATGCACTTCAGGCAAACTGTGACGATTCAATGGATTGGCTCCCCCCATCGAATTGACCAAGATTTTACGATAGATCGCATCTTCTTCATTCAGATAGTGGACATTTCCTGTTGCTACAACGATTTTATCTAATGATTTGCCGATTTCTACTAAGTTACGAATGATTTCTTCTAAATCATGTTCATTTTTGACAAGCTCTTGCTCCAGGAGTGGTGCATAGACAGCTTTAGGCATGACTTCGATATAGTCATAAAATTTCGCCCGATTACGTGCTTCTTCTACCCCTTTTTGCATCATAGCTTCAAAAATCTCACCTTTGTCACAGGCAGAGCCAACTAACAGATCTTGTCGGAATTTTTTCAGTTGTGATCGGGGGATTCGTGGCACACGTTCAAAATAATCGACGTTGGACATCGAGATCAATTTGAACAGGTCTTTTAATCCAGCTTGGTTTTTCGCCAGTAATGTGACATGGAAAGGTCGCGCCCGTTTGTAAGAATCACCCTCACCTACATGGGCATTCAACTGATCGTGGTAATACATTTCGTGGTTTTCCATCGCTTCTTTGATAAATATCCAAGCCAGATGTCCGGTTGCTTCCGCATCATAAATCGCGCGGTGATGCTGTTCCAAGCTAACACCGAATTTTTTGGATAGTACACCTAAACCAAACCGTTTGAATTGTGGATATAAATAACGAGCTAGTTCTAAGGTATCTATAACTGGATTAGCTGCTTCAGGGATGTTGTATTTGGCATAACTTGTATTCAAAAATCCCATATCGAATGCCGCATTATGGGCAACTAGGATCGCATCTTTTGAGAATTCCAAGAATAAGCGTAAAACTTCTTCCTCAGATTTTGAACCGCGAACCATTTCATCCGTGATTCCTGTCAAATCAATGGTTGTTCGTGATAAGGGATGTCCAGGATCGATAAATTCATCAAAACTTTCAATGACATTTCCTTTATACATCTTAACAGCAGCTAACTCGATGATCGTATCATAAACAGCAGACAAACCTGTTGTCTCCACATCAAACACGACATAAGTGGATTCACTCAATGAATCATGGGCGTCATTATACGCAATCGGCACTCCATCATCGACCACATTCGCTTCGACACCATACAAGATCTTCACACCAGCTTTTTTCCCTGCACTATGTGCCTCTGGAAATGCTTGTGCACCGCCATGGTCAGTGATTGCAATTGCTTTATGTCCCCACTTACCTGCTTGTGCCACAAGATCTGCAATATTGTTCGTCGCATCCATGGTACTCATATTACTATGAAGATGTAATTCGACACGCTTTTCCCCTTCAGGAGAATAATCTTTACGTGGTGCATGTTTAACTTCTAAGATGTCTTGAGCATTCATCACTAGGTCACGAACAAAGGTGTCTTCTTGGACACTCCCACGAACTTTCAGCCAACTACCCGTACTGATTGCTTCAAAGATTTGTTCATCTTTTTCATTATTTGAAAACTTTTTGACGATAAATGAAGAAGTGTAATCTGTGATCTTCAATGTCAAAATCTTACGTTTTGAACGAAGCTCGCGTACTTCTTTGTCGAACACGTAACCTTCGATCGTTACCCGGCGTTCCTCTTCCAAGATATTGATCATCGGTGTGATAGGCTCATCATTCGGGATATTTCTACCTAGTTGGATCGGCCCGTCAAGCGCTGGTAATTGCTCTTTGCGCTCTTTTTTCTTTTGTTCATGAACAATCAAGCTTTCAGCCGCTTGTTTCATAAACGCCTCAGCCTGTTCTTGTCGTCTTTCTTCAAAAAGCTTTAGGACTCTTTCTGCTTGTTGCTCATCAACTTCTGGTTCGATCCGAAACTTAGGAAAGCCGTAACTAACAAATAACTGTTCTACTAATGGCAGATATTGTTGTTTAAGATAGCCGATCGCTCCCTCACCATCAACAGGCAAAATCACCTTATGATCTTTGATCGTTGGCACTTGCGTCTTTAATACCTTTTGTACTAAAGGCGTATCGCATTGCTGACTCTCCAGTGCTTGCGACCAATAATCCTGTAAGAGTTGTTCATCAAATGTTTGATCCGCTGCTTGAACTGTGATTTTCACCTCAGCAATTTCTTTGAATGCAAGTATGACATGTTGCACCAAAGAGCGATAAAGCATCACAGGCAAAATAGCTGGAAAACGTAACGTAAACTCCCACAAACGAGATTTACGATGGACCACCACCTGTTCCATTTCACCAGCAGAAATAAGCGGATGCGCTTTTTCTGTTTCTTCTAATTGGATCTGCTCCAATAATTTCTCAAATAACTCTCGTTTTTCTGACAAAAATATACGCCCTTTCTGTCAAGACCAGAAATCATTCCATTTCCGACCCTTACTTTTCAATACTATCTAGTATAACCCTTTTTAGGGAAATTTTCATCAAGGTTGTGAGAAAAGCGCTTTGACCTGAGCAGTAAGATGGAAAATCAGAAAATGGCTTTTCATATTTTTTGATTTTCCATCTTAATGTTGAAGGTTAGCTTTTCGAACACCGTTCATTAACTGAAGAAAAGGAAATGAAAAAGTCGCTTCCGTCTTTTAAAAGACTGATACGACTTTTCCACTCTTGCTTATTCGCCTTGATTCAATAAAATCGGTAATGTATTCACAAGTTCTTCTTTCCGAACTTCGACCATTTCACCTGTTTTTTTGATTTTCACTTCGACGATGCCATCTACTGCTTTTTTACCGACGGTGATACGGATTGGACATCCGATCAAATCAGAATCAGCAAACTTAACACCGGCACGCTCATTGCGATCATCAACAAGTACTTGATAACCGGCTTCGTTCATTGCTTTTTCCACTTCATTCGTCAAGTTCGTTTGGAACTCATCTTTTAAGTTCATTTGTACGACATGCAAATCAAATGGTGCAATGCCTTTTGGCCAGTGAATACCGTTTTCGTCTGCATTTTGTTCAACGATTGCTGAAAGTAGACGGCTCACACCGATACCATAACAACCCATGATCACGTGTTTTTCACGACCATTTTCATCAAGAACAGTAGCACCCATTGATTCACTGTAACGTGTCCCTAGTTTGAAGATATGACCGATCTCGATTCCTCGAGTGAAGGCTAATACGCCATTATTATCTGGCGAAGGATCGCCTTCTTGGACAAAGCGTAAGTCTTCATATGCTAGAACATTGAAATCACGTTCTGGATTGACATTGATATAATGGTAGCCAGTTTCATTCGCTCCCGCAATCGCGTTTGCCAGATCTTGAACATGACGATCCGCATAGACTTTGACCTCTTCAGCTACACCGATTGGTCCAACTGATCCAAAATCAGCGCCTAAATAGTTTTTCGCTTCTTCTTCTGTTGCTTCTTCTAAGAAATCTGCACCTAAGAAGTTTTTCAATTTCACATCATTGACTTCATGATCGCCGCGAACTAAAACTAAAACAGGTTGCTCATCTGCTGTGAAAAGTACAGATTTGATGATTTTTTGTGGTTGAACGTCAAAGAAAGCTGCAACCTCTTCGATGGTTTTCACATCTGGTGTTTCTTTCTTTTCCATTTCCAATTGTGTTTCATGGGATTTTTTTGGCACATAGTAGCTCGTCGCCATCTCTAAATTTGCTGCATAGTCACTTTCTGTTGAATAACAAATCGTGTCTTCACCAATTTCTGAGATCGCCATAAATTCTTTTGAGTCTTTTCCGCCCATCGCGCCACCGTCACCGATGATTGCACGGAACTCTAGACCACAACGCTTAAAGATCTCTGTATAAGCTTTTTCGTAATCTTTGTATGTTTCATCCAAACTCTCTTGAGAAGCATGGAAAGAATAAGCATCTTTCATGATAAATTCGCGTCCACGTAATAATCCAAAACGAGGACGTTTTTCATCACGGTATTTTGCTTGGATCTGATAAAGATTCAAAGGTAATTTTTTGTATGAATTGACTTCATCACGGATCAATTCTGTAAATGTTTCTTCATGTGTTGGTCCTAAGATCATCTGACGATCGTTGCGATCATTCAAGCGATATAAGTTGGGACCGTATGTTTCATAACGACCAGATTCTTGCCATAACTCAGCAGGTAAAATCGCTGGCATCAACATTTCTACTGCGCCGATTTTTTCAAATTCTTCGCGCATGATCGTTTTTAATTTTTCTAATACACGATTTGCAAGTGGTAAATAAGAATAGATTCCAGCCGAAACCTGACGAATGTAACCGGCACGTAGTAAGATTTGATGACTTAATACTTCCGCATCATTTGGAACTTCTCTTAATGTTGGAATCAACATTTTTGATTGTCTCATTATATAAACTCCTTTATTCCTCAAATAATCTAACGCATGTCATTATACCCTACTTTTTCTAGAAAAAGAATCGTTGAATGTCATTCCATGTCACTAATACCATCAATAGCATCAGGAAGCCAAAACCAACAAGCGTCAAAACGCCTTCTTTTTCCTGACTAAGTGGTTTACCACGGACACCTTCGAAAATATTCAAGACTAGTTTTCCACCATCTAATGCTGGAATCGGTAATAAATTGACGATCCCTAAATTCATGGATAAGATCGCCATCAAACCAATGACTGTCATGATCCCTTGATTCGCTGCCTCAGAAGATAATTGGAACATCATCACCGGTCCACCTAATTTGTCCAAGCTAAAGCCGGTAAATAATGAACCTAATGCTTTGAATATTTCCAAAGAGCTACTAAATGCACGTTGTGTTCCACCGATGATCTTATCGAAGAAGCCAGTTTTCATTGGCGCTTGTATTCCAAGTTGACCAATTTTTTCACCATTCGACTCAATTGCTTTCGGTGTCACTTCAACAGAAGAAACCTGTCCATTTCGTTCAACTTCAAAATCAAGTGGTTTATCTGGATTTTCAGTAATGATCGCTGTCAGATCATTCCATGTTTGGATCGATTTCCCCTCAACTGAAAGAATTTCATCATTTTCTTTCAGTCCGGCTGCAGCCGCAGCTCCGTCTGGCGTAACAACACCGATTTGGTTGGTATTTGTGACTGTCACCCCGCCTTGCATGAACGCTAATACGATGAACAATAGAATCGCTAGAATAAAATTATTCATTGGACCCGCAAAGTTCGTTAACATTCGTTGCCATAATTTGGCTGATTGGAACTGCACATCTCTCGGTGCGATCCTCAATTCAGTCCCATCCGCCTCGATGATCGAAGCATCGTGATCCACTGCATACGTTACTTCTTGCGTTTCATCACCATTCACATAACCTGTGATCGTGAGTGCTTCATCAAGATCATAACGGATCAATTCCATGGGGATCGCATTGGTCAATTGGATCTTTTTGCTTAAATTGATTTTCTTTACGACATGATCTGAATCCATCAAGAGCGATAACGGCATTCCTGGGGCCATTTCCGTTTCGTCGTCCCCATTCCCAGCCATTCTCACATAGCCACCGATCGGTAACAAACGCAATGTATAAGTCGTGCCGTCTTTTGCTTGATGACCGTAGATTTTAGGTCCCATGCCAATCGCAAACTCGCGAACTAGGATTCCTGATCGTTTCGCAAAGAAGAAGTGGCCAAATTCATGTACGATCACTAAGATGCCAAAAACGATAATGAACGTGATAATTGTTCTCATCCTATTCTCCTTTACATTAATCATTATTTTTTATTCAGTTAAAATAAAACTACTTAATTTTACCATATTATCGACACTTCACCAAGCACCTGTTAAAATGTAAAAAATAAAAATCCTGTAAAGAATCTCCTTACCGATCGTGTCTGATTGACGGACGAAAAACTTTTGGTTTCGGAAGCTTCTTTTACAGAATTTTTATTTAAATCAATCCAAATAAGTACATGACAGGAAAGACGAACAATAGACTATCGAATCGATCTAAGATCCCACCATGTCCAGGTAAAATGTTCCCTGAATCTTTGACCTCATAGTGGCGTTTAATTGCCGACTCGACTAGATCCCCAAATTGTCCTACGATCGATAGAATGATCGTTAGGAGTAACATGACGAATAAACCATGTCCAAACAATTCTTGTGGTGGATAAAGTAAGAAATACAGTAAGGCAACAACTAACGCACTACCTATTCCCCCTAATGCACCTTCAATCGTTTTGTTGGGTGAGATATCTGGCCATAGCTTACGCTTACCAAAACGTCTACCAACTAGATATGCGCCAATATCGGTTGCCCAAACGATGAACAAGCCAAAAAGCAATACGTTGATTCCTTCTGTACGCGCACTAACAAAGTTTTGAAAACCAAAACCGACATATAAACTAGTAACAACTGGAAAACCAGCTTCATCGATCGTATACATATTTTTTGAGAAGACAGCGGCACCCAAAAGGATCATCACAGTCAAATAAAACAACATAAATTCATTTGTTTGTTCAGGTAAAAAGAAAAACCAGCGCTCTTTCGGCAGGACAAGAAAAACTGCACCAATGGCAGAAAGAACTCCTTCAAAACTTAATAGTGTCAATCCTTTCATACGAAAAAGTTCATAGACACCAACTACTGCTAATAAAGCCGCTACTAGCTCAAGACCAATTCCTCCGATCCAAATGATCGGAATAAATAATGCCAATGCTACGACCGCAGTGATCACACGTTGCTTCATGATTGTTCTCCTTTATCTACACTTTTTACGCCACCAAAACGACGGTCTCGATGTTGATAAGAAGCGATTGCTTCCTCTAAATGGGCGCCGTCAAAATCTGGCCATAAGGCTTTTGAAAAATATAATTCACTATAAGCAATCTGCCACAATAAGAAATTACTGATCCGTTCTTCGCCACTTGTCCGGATGACTAATCCTGGATCGCGAAGTTCGGGAGGTAAGAAACCGGTCATCAAATGATCCGCGATCATGTCCTCGTCGATGTCTTCCGTAGAAAGATCGTTTTCTTTTACTTGTTCACTGATTGCTTTGACTGCAGAGATGATTTCTGCCCGACTACCATAATTCAGTGCGAAGTTTAAGATCATTCCCGTATTTTCTTTGGTTTGTTCAATAGCACGGCGTACTGCATCTTGCGTATGTTCCGGTAAGAGTTCTTCATAGCCCATCACTTGTACCTTGACATTTTCAGCAATCAACTCAGGGACGAACGTATCAAAAAAGTCTACAGGTAATTGCATCAAAAAATTGACTTCCTCTTTTGGACGTTTCCAATTTTCGGTTGAAAACGCATAGAGCGTTAACACCTTTACCCCAAGTCGAGAAGCTTTTTTTGTGACTTTCTTAACGGTTTCCATGCCTTCTTTGTGGCCAGCCACTCGTGGTAGACGACGGTTTTGTGCCCAACGACCATTCCCATCCATGATGATGGCAATATGTTTCGGGATATCTCTCTGCGCATCAAAATGGTACTCACTTTTTTCTTGAATATATTTGTTTTTTTGCGGAAAAAAACGTAACATTCTTTTTCCTCCCATACTAAAAAATTACAACTATCTTTACCATTATAGCAATATCTATCGTTATTTCCTATGGTATAGCCCTTTTTTTACGCAAATTCAAAAGATTTTTTAGTTTTTCTTAGTCAAAAAGCAAAAAACAGGAGACAGCACTTCTCACTGTCCACCTGTTTTTATTGATTCTTATACTTCAAGCAATTCTTTTTCTTTGTCTGCAGCAATATTATCCACTTCTTTGATACTGTTATCTGTCAAAGTTTGCACTTCTTTTTCTAAGTCGCGCAAATCATCTTCTGTGATATCGCCATTTTTTTGTTGTTTTTTGTATTCATCGATTGCATCACGACGAATGTTACGGACAGCGATTTTCGCATTTTCAGCTTCTTTTTTCACGTCTTTCGCTAATTCTTTCCGACGTTCTTCTGTTAACTGAGGAATGACTAAACGGATCACATTTCCGTCATTTGTTGGGCTGATACCGATGTCGCTTGCCATGATCGATTTTTCGATGTCTTGAAGCACACTTTTATCGAATGGTGTGATCATCAATACTCTTGCTTCTGGGATCTGAATCGATGCTAATTGGTTCAATGGTGTTGGTGCGCCATAATAATTAACAGTGATACGATCTAATAAGCTCGCATTCGCACGGCCGGCACGGATCTGTCCAAGTTCACGTTGTAGATTTTGTGCTGCTTTTTGCATCTTGTCTTTTGCTTCTGTCATAATTGCATCTGCCATTGTTTATTTCCCCCTTACGGTTGTTCCGATATTTTCACCTAAGATTGCTCGGCGAATGTTTCCATGTTCATTAAGATTGAACACAAGTAACGGGATATCATTGTCCATACTCAATGAACTAGCAGTTGAATCCATTACTTGTAATCCTTTTGCAATGACTTCCATGTGTGTCAATTCATCGAATTTCACTGCTGTTGAATCGATTTTTGGATCGGCAGAATAAACACCGTCAACATTGTTCTTAGCCATTAAAATAACATCAGCGCCAATTTCAGCTGCACGTAATGCCGCAGTTGTATCTGTAGAAAAATAAGGGTTTCCAGTACCACCGGCAAAAATAACGATGCGCCCTTTCTCTAAATGACGCTCTGCTTTACGACGGATGTATGGTTCTGCGATTTGTCGCATTTCAATTGAGGTTTGGACGCGTGTAGGAACACCAACATTTTCTAATGTATCTTGTAATGCTAAAGCATTCATCACAGTTGCTAACATGCCCATGTAATCCGCTTGTGCACGTTCCATCCCCATTTGTGCGCCAATTTGACCGCGCCAGATATTTCCACCGCCGACAACAATTGCCATCTCTACGCCTAACTCGTGGACTTCTTTGATCTCTTGGATGATTTCTTTGATAACTGGCGGTTTGATTCCAAACCCTTCATCTCCAGCTAAAGCTTCTCCACTTAATTTTAAGACGACACGCTGATATTTTGGTGTGACCATGTTCATTCCTCCAATATTTTCTATTGACATTCTACCATATCCAGATAGTTTAGGCACGAAAATACCTATGCTCTTGATATCTCTTGCCCTAAAAAAAAGAGCTGTGACGAATGTCGCTGCTCCTCATTTCATTCAAATAAGCGATGGAACCGATGTGGTCACAAAGAAAATGCAGAATGATCTCTATTTTCTTTGGACCAAACATCGTACCATTAACCAAGTCCGTAAACCGGATTATTTTTTCACTTGGTTCATTACTTCTTCTACAAAGTTATCTTCGCGTTTTTCGATACCTTCGCCGACTTCAAAGCGGACAAATGATTTCACAGTTGCGCCTTTAGAAGCAACAAATTTTTCAACAGTCATATCAGGATCTTTAACGAATGGTTGGTCAACCAATGCGATTTCAGCTTTAAATTTGTTTAAGCGTCCTTCAACCATTTTTTCAACGATGTTCGCTGGTTTGCCTTCGTTCAATGCTTGTTCAGTCAAGACTGTACGTTCGTGATCTAATTCAGCTTCAGGGATTTGTGTTTCGTTTACATAACGAGGGTTGATCGCTGCTACGTGCATCGCTACGTCTCTAGCTACTGCTTCGTCAGTTGTACCTTCTAAAACAGCTAATACAGCAATACGTCCACCCATGTGTAGGTAACCGCCAAATGCAGCGTTGTCATCTTTTTCGATTACTTCAAAACGACGGAAGCTGATTTTTTCACCAATAACTTGTGTTGCTTCGATCAAGTCAGATTCAACTGTTCCTTTTGATGTTTTGATTTTCATTGCTGCGTCCATGTCAGCTGGTTTGTTTTCAGCAACTAGTTCAGCGATTTCTTTTACTAAGTCTTGGAACATTTCGTTTTTAGAAACGAAGTCTGTTTCTGAGTTGACTTCAACGATTGCTGCAGTATTACCTTTCACTGCAACTGAAGCAAGACCTTCAGCGGCGATACGATCGTTTTTCTTCGCAGCTTTAGCCATTCCTTTTTCACGTAAAAGATCTACTGCTTTTTCGATGTCACCTTCAACTTCAACCAATGCTTTTTTCGCATCCATCATACCTACGCCAGTCATGTCGCGTAGTTCTTTTACCATTTTAGCTGTAACGTCTGCCATTTTTACTTCCTCCTAGTTGTATGCTTTTTCTTTAAAAAAAGCTGTTTCAAAGGAGAGTGAGGCTTGTCGCCTAGCCTTTGAAACAGCTCCATCATTTAAAAATTATTCTGCTGAAGAGTTGTCGCCTTCAACAACATCAACGATTTCTTCGATTGAAGTCGCTGTGTTTTCTGCTGAAAAATCTTCTTCAACTACTTGATCTTCCCCTTGATTTCCTTCGATGAAAGCATCAGCCATTTTTGAAGTAATCAATTTAACGGCACGGATTGCGTCGTCGTTTGATGGGATAACTACGTCGATCTCATCTGGATCACAGTTTGTATCAACCATTGCTACGATTGGGATATTCAATTTGTGTGCTTCTTGAACGGCAATGCGTTCTTTACGTGGGTCAACGATGTACATTACATCTGGGATTCTTGGCATATCAGCGATACCACCTAAGAATTTTTCAAGACGTTCACGTTGTTTGTTCAAACCAGCAACTTCTTTTTTAGGTAGAACTGCAAAAGTTCCATCTTCTTCCATTGCATTGATTTGTTTCAAACGAGCGATACGTTTTTGGATCGTATCCCAGTTTGTCAATGTTCCACCTAACCAACGGTGGTTTACAAAGTATTGTCCAGCACGAGTAGCTTCATCTTTGATTGCTTCTTGTGCTTGTTTTTTCGTACCTACGAATAAAGCAACGCCGCCTTCTTCTGCTACGCTCTTCATGTAATCGTAAGCTGCATCTACTAATTTAACTGTTTTTTGCAAGTCAATAATGTAGATTCCGTTTCTTTCTGTGAAGATGTATTTCTTCATTTTTGGGTTCCAGCGACGAGTTTGGTGACCAAAGTGTACGCCGGCTTCTAGTAATTGTTTCATTGAAATTACTGCCATGTTTGTTTCCTCCGATTTGGTTTTTATTTTCCCTCTTCTTGTCTTCCAACTCGCTAGCCAACTTTTTCAAGCACCGACCAACGATCCAACAAGAATGTGGATTTATTGAGTAGTGACGTAAGATACACCAAAGTGATCTTTTTCTGCTCAACATTCAATAGTTTAACTGAATTGGGCATAAATTTCAAGAAAAAAAATCAACTTACTTATTTTTTTGTGTCTTCTTTTTCTCCCTCTCATTTTTTTACTTTATTTCTTTGTTTTTTAATAAGCAATTCGTGAAAAAATAAACAGGTAAATGTAAAATAAAGATGGGCAATTCAACGTTTTTTTGTTATGATACTTGTGAAAAGTTTCGTTAAAGGAGAACTAAAATGCGAAAAACTGAGCGACACTTGTTGATTAAACAAATCATTGAAGATTATACGATCCGTACACAAGATGAAATGTTAGCTAAACTGACTGAAATGGGTGTATCTGCGACTCAAGCGACGATTTCAAGAGATATACGTGACTTAAAAATCGTCAAGGCGCCTGATGAAAATGGTGTTTCCCATTTTGTCCTGTTCAAAGAAAAGGAGACAGCTGAATCAAAGAGCGAAGATGAAAAACGTTTGATCCAGATGATTGAAGATATCGTGTTAAAAGTGGAACGAGTTCATTTTTTGACTATCGTCCATACCTTACCAGATAATGCCCCGTTGTTTGCTGCTGTATTAGATGAAATCAAACCGCCACATATCGTCAGTACCATCGCTGGTTTCGATACAACGATCATTATTTCAAAAGATGATGAAGATGCGCAGTTAGTTGAAAACTTCTTGCAT from Enterococcus mundtii includes the following:
- a CDS encoding PolC-type DNA polymerase III, with product MSEKRELFEKLLEQIQLEETEKAHPLISAGEMEQVVVHRKSRLWEFTLRFPAILPVMLYRSLVQHVILAFKEIAEVKITVQAADQTFDEQLLQDYWSQALESQQCDTPLVQKVLKTQVPTIKDHKVILPVDGEGAIGYLKQQYLPLVEQLFVSYGFPKFRIEPEVDEQQAERVLKLFEERRQEQAEAFMKQAAESLIVHEQKKKERKEQLPALDGPIQLGRNIPNDEPITPMINILEEERRVTIEGYVFDKEVRELRSKRKILTLKITDYTSSFIVKKFSNNEKDEQIFEAISTGSWLKVRGSVQEDTFVRDLVMNAQDILEVKHAPRKDYSPEGEKRVELHLHSNMSTMDATNNIADLVAQAGKWGHKAIAITDHGGAQAFPEAHSAGKKAGVKILYGVEANVVDDGVPIAYNDAHDSLSESTYVVFDVETTGLSAVYDTIIELAAVKMYKGNVIESFDEFIDPGHPLSRTTIDLTGITDEMVRGSKSEEEVLRLFLEFSKDAILVAHNAAFDMGFLNTSYAKYNIPEAANPVIDTLELARYLYPQFKRFGLGVLSKKFGVSLEQHHRAIYDAEATGHLAWIFIKEAMENHEMYYHDQLNAHVGEGDSYKRARPFHVTLLAKNQAGLKDLFKLISMSNVDYFERVPRIPRSQLKKFRQDLLVGSACDKGEIFEAMMQKGVEEARNRAKFYDYIEVMPKAVYAPLLEQELVKNEHDLEEIIRNLVEIGKSLDKIVVATGNVHYLNEEDAIYRKILVNSMGGANPLNRHSLPEVHFRTTDEMLTAFTFLGTDLAKKIVVENTNKIADICEEVVPVKDELYTPKIPGSEDEITDLSYTKAKQMYGDPLPDIVEKRLKKELDSINGNGFSVIYLISQKLVHKSNEDGYLVGSRGSVGSSFVATMTGITEVNPLAPHYYCPDCQYSEFYEDGTYGSGFDMPEKKCPKCGARLNKDGHDIPFETFLGFHGDKVPDIDLNFSGDYQAEAHHYTKVLFGEEYVYRAGTIGTVADKTAYGFVKGFERDHNLHYRSAEVDRLAKGATGVKRTTGQHPGGIIVIPDYMDVYDFTPIQYPADDQNSEWKTTHFDFHSIHDNVLKLDILGHDDPTVIRMLQDLSGIDPQTIPTDDPEVMRIFSGPEVLGVTQEQIYSKTGTLGIPEFGTRFVRGMLEETHPTTFAELLQISGLSHGTDVWLGNAEELIKRGDATLAEVIGCRDDIMVYLIHAGLDSGMAFKIMETVRKGLWNKIPDELRETYLTAMKENNVPDWYIDSCSKIKYMFPKAHAAAYVLMALRVAYFKVYFPILYYCAYFSVRADDFNLVAMCKGKEAVKEAMKEITDKGLDASVKEKNQLTVLELANEMLERGLKFGMIDLYKSDAVNFVIEGDTLIAPFRAVPSLGANVAKQIVEARKDGPFLSKEDLATRGKVSKTLIEYMTENGVLKDLPDENQLSLFDML
- a CDS encoding proline--tRNA ligase, with protein sequence MRQSKMLIPTLREVPNDAEVLSHQILLRAGYIRQVSAGIYSYLPLANRVLEKLKTIMREEFEKIGAVEMLMPAILPAELWQESGRYETYGPNLYRLNDRNDRQMILGPTHEETFTELIRDEVNSYKKLPLNLYQIQAKYRDEKRPRFGLLRGREFIMKDAYSFHASQESLDETYKDYEKAYTEIFKRCGLEFRAIIGDGGAMGGKDSKEFMAISEIGEDTICYSTESDYAANLEMATSYYVPKKSHETQLEMEKKETPDVKTIEEVAAFFDVQPQKIIKSVLFTADEQPVLVLVRGDHEVNDVKLKNFLGADFLEEATEEEAKNYLGADFGSVGPIGVAEEVKVYADRHVQDLANAIAGANETGYHYINVNPERDFNVLAYEDLRFVQEGDPSPDNNGVLAFTRGIEIGHIFKLGTRYSESMGATVLDENGREKHVIMGCYGIGVSRLLSAIVEQNADENGIHWPKGIAPFDLHVVQMNLKDEFQTNLTNEVEKAMNEAGYQVLVDDRNERAGVKFADSDLIGCPIRITVGKKAVDGIVEVKIKKTGEMVEVRKEELVNTLPILLNQGE